The window CATGATTGGTGCTTAAGAAGATTCTATCATGGTAACTCTACGTCAAAGGGGGCCCTAAAATTCTATTGGTGGCTCTTCTCAGAATAAGGCATCAAGATATCATCCGGAGAATAAGTGCACCCACTGTGGAGGAGACAAACATACCCATGCTAGCTGTGACAAATTGATTGGGTATCCTGATTGGTGGTACCATTCCAAAGCTCACCACAAGAATAGGAGCAAATCACTCAACATATCTTTCGAATCAGATCTTGTAAGTCGTATGGTTTCGGCTACATTGGTTCCAACATCTGCCTCTATAGCCACAATAGGTACCAAAGGTCATGTTTTAAATACTTCATCCAAGAAAAACACATGGATCATTGACTTAGGAGCAACTGACCATATCACATTTGATCATGGACAAATTGCCTCTCACACACCATCTCCTCAATCGGTGGTGTCTAATGCTAATGGTACTCCCTCCTTTGTGATTGGAGGggttctctttctttccctgACTCCCTCAATCTGGATTATCTGTTGATTATTCTATCCCTACACCATAATCTATTGTCTGTTGCCCAAATTACTATGGCTTTAGATTGCACTATAACCTTTTGAACAACACATTGTATTTTTCGGGACATTCTTAGTAGCAAGGCGATTGGTTGTGGTACTATGAGGGGGGAACTTTACTACATGGACTTGGTGCCTGACAGTGGAGCCAAAGTTGGTCAACCTTTCAAGATTGGGGGAGCTAGTGTTGAGAAACAAACTGACGAAGTATGGTTATGGCATAGGCGTCTTGGACATGCTACATTTAGATATTTATAGACGTTATTTCCATTCTTATTCaccaatttatatatttcaagTTTTAAGTGTGAAATTTGTGAACTGGCCAAGAGCCATTCCTTTTCCCTGAAGTTCAAATaaaagtttggtttggttttctcTTGTTCATTCTAATGTTTGAAGATCTGATAAATTGTCACCCTGCCAAGAGCTCGATGATTTGTCACATTTATAGATGATTGCACACGCATGACTTGGGTTTCCCAAACACCACTTCAAACATTTCACCACCATTTCCAAATACCTCCCACCCCCAAACTTGTACTAGGGTTTTTCGGCTATGTCGTATTTGTACATTTACATGATCACCAATGCAGCAAATTAGATCCCCGAGCAAAAAAGTGTGTTTTCATTGGCTATGATCCTCATCAGAAATGCTACCGATGTTATCACTCTCCTAGTCAGAAAGTATATACTTCCATGGATGTCGTGTTTCGGGAACAcgacatatattttttagcaGCACATGAGAAGAATCTAGAATCAAACACTCCACGATACCAAAATCAGGATGAGGGAATTGAACTGTTTTACGAGATTTTGCTCGCTCCACCGCCTTCTGCTCTAGTACCACACCAATCGCCTGATGAGGAAGTCATTCAGGTAACATCTCCCTCTAAAATTGATAGCACTAAAACATAGACTGCCCGTCAATAACTCTCCACACCAGACCTTGATCAATGATTGTCTACCCCAAACTATAGCTCGCCAAACTAAGGAAGGGCAATTCCTCACCTCTGCGCATAAGAAATCCCCCGTAGGGAAATATCTTGCATTCATAATACGGTCGGCTAAAGAGTTGGGATTCTCCAAGAGACTCCATGCTTGCTTCGCCACCATAACTTTATTaaaagtttcaaaattttgaatccaaGCCCACGACAGTCATAATTTAAAGGGgtctttagttttaacccataaaaaacttaactaatttagaagaaagataattaattttgcttaattaatataaaaccaaagccacctaattttaccaaaaggacatccaacaaccctaaaattactacatgtgccattgtgcTTTACTGTCAAATACAtgctctttagttttaacccataaaaaacttaactaatttggaagaaagataattaattttgcttaattaatataaaaccaaagccacctaattttaccaaaaggacatccaacaaccctataataaacagaaactgcaaaatctgctcaaaatctgaaaacaagcattgaaTGGCAGTCGAAAACGAATATCCACTCATTAaacaattgtataattttcattaacttCAAAAAAGAATCACAATATCAAATTAGAAGCTGTGTAGCCAATTACAAGCAACTAAAACTGCAATACAGTTTTTGCAAAAAGTGCAACGCAGAAACTGCCTATACATTCGCTAAACcatatctaaaataaaaaattgtcaaatgaGAAGGAGTGTTCATATAATAGCCTTGCAAGTCTTCCTATTGTGCCCAGCAACACTGCACCGACTGCATTTCAATGGCCTtttaaattcaccaaaaactttGATCCTCTTTGTTGGTGGTTTTCCGGCTGGCCTCTTTGTAATTGGTGGAAGCACAACTCCAGCTGCAATCGAATTATGAGTATGAAatcgaattatgaaacaagaaactgcactgcagtttctagtcaaaaactgaaataacAGAAACAACATTGCACTTTATGTGATAACATACCCTTAAATttgaatagaaaccaaaagaaaaccatgttcaaagtactaaaacttagataaaaacacatttaactccatgagcagttgtaacattgcctttatgaaaccagaaactgcaatgcagtttctgccaacactccaacaaacagatgaagtttataacagaggaggcaaaacaaatcgaatagaaaccaaaaggaaaccacgttaaaagtactaaaactaatatcaaaacacatttaactccaTCAGCAGTTGTTACATTGCCTTTATGAAACCTGCAGTTTCTGCCAACACTCCAACAAACAGATGCAATTTATAACAGTGGaggcaaaacaaatagaatagaaaccaaaaggaaaccacgttaaaagtactaaaactaatatcaacacatttaactccatgagcagttgtaacattgcctttatgaaaccagaaactgcaatgcagtttctgccaacactccaacaaacagatgcagtttataacgaggaggcaaaaaaaaaaaaaagtcaaagcTGACCACAAGATCGGCCCACAACATGCTACCGATGTTATCACTCTCCTAGTCGAAAGTATATTTTTTAGCGAGGAGAATCTAGAATCAAACACTCCACGCTACCAAAATGGGATGAGGGAATTGAgcgtttgttttttttgagattttgCTTCGCTCCAGCCTTCGACTCTAGTACCACACCAATGTCGCTGATGAGGAAGTCATTCGGGTAACATCTCCCTCTAAAATTGATAGCACTAAAACATAGACTGCCTGTCAATAACTCTCCACACCAGACCTTGATCAATGACTTGTCGGCCCCAAACTATAGCTCGCCAAACTAAGGAAGGGCAATTCCTCACCTCTGGCAAGATAAGAAATCCCCCATAGGGAAATATCTTGCCTTCATAATATGGCCGGCTAAAGAGTCGGGATTTCTCCATGCTTGCTTCGCAACCATAACTTTATTaaaagtttcaaaattttgaatccaaGCCCATGACAGTCATAATTTAAAAGCCACTACAATGATAAAGCTTACTATGGGCATAAAGTCCTGAAAGGCAAAAAGTCTACAACAAAACAACACATCCATGAAGTGTTTACAAATGAGTTTCATAATTATGCGTATGTTGACACTACTCATTAAAGGATTACCAATCAATGTTTAATTTTACAAGGGGGTTGAATAGAATTTGAATCTTATACAAggactaaaattgaaattattgaaGGTGCACAAATatggaattcaaattttgtatgtACACAAATTTGGAATCCCTAGTATTATTGTACATACATAAAATTCACATTATtgaattaaatacaaatattgaATGACGAATATGATCTGAAGTTTTCAATACTTCTTAAGGAAACTTTTGAACCAGTGCGCCGAGAGTTTTGGGTGCCTTTTAAGCCCATCGTTGTGATCTACATAGGTGATACCATATCGAACACTGAATCCCGAATTCCATTCAAAGTCGTCTAGGAACGTCCATGGAAAGAATCCCTTCACTTTGACACCATTGCTAAAAAGCAgtaaaaggaaattaaatatattaatgtCAATAATATGATTCAATAACTCAAAATCTAAAGCTATaccatatacatatatatttaaatattataaatgaatttgttAATACACTTACTCAATAGAACTTTGAACATAATGAAGGTGGCGATTGTAGAAGTCAATTCTATGGGTATCATTAAGGGCTTCGGCAAGTGATAATTTCGGATCATTCAACTCATCCACACCtacaatatataatacattattaTGTCATTACAAATTTAGACTTTGTACCACTTTTGCGTGTTTTACACCAAAAATATGTGAAACATTGATCATGAAATTACTTAAGGCTAGAAAAATTACCATTTTCTGTAATGTAAATAATTGGATTGTGATACTTTTCCTTTGTGTAGAGTAAAAGATGTTGAATTCCTTGTGGATAAACATTTAACCCTCCTGATTCACTCTGCACCAAAATTTGAAGATCTTTAGATTTCTAGGAGTCACATTTGTAAGTGCAAAATGATTAATGATCGAAATCACTTAATCTACTTAATTTGATGTGTACCTTTGGACCGATGGGGACCCCATTACGCTCAGCTGCCACAACACATATGAATATCAGAATCTAATTAGTCTATAAACTTAAATTGCTTGAATTAAATTCTGAATTTGAACTCACATGAAAGATTAACGCCAACATCTGTTGTGTAGCTGGCATATACCGAGTTATTTTGAGGTGCATCACTTGCATAGTAACCTGTATAGTAATTTAgtccaagaaaatcaaatgaacCAATTAGCAACTTGGATTGTTCTTTCGTGAATCTTGGTAATCGACTTCCGACGACAGATCGCATGCTTTGCGGATAGTCACCACTTGTCAATGGCTCAGCAAACCTATAAGAATGTAAAAATTTCAAGGATTAACTTGAATTATATTATGTATTGCTAGCTAGTAAGTAGcaaatattatattcataAGCAAATTCGAAATACACTTGCCATCCGAACATAAAATCCAAAGCTCGTAATGcagcatttttattttctttttcttccgaTAGGGGCTCAAACCAATTCGACACCAGTGTTATCCCTATCACTCCATTTTGAGACGCCTGCACAAGAACatttagtttgtttgttttagaGTCACAAAATGGTAAAATTAGTCGCTCTCTTGTTGcaacaaactaattaattatacctggtatttatttttgtacaaTTTTACTGCAGCTGCATGAGCAAGGAGCTGGTGGTGTGTTACCAAATATGGTTCGATAGATGAATCTCCGCCGGTGCAGTTTAGCTGTTGCCAAGTGGAGCATCGTCCCGGAGCAAGGGTCCCGGTTGCATAACCATAGTCGCTGAAGGTATACGGCTCATTCAGTGTGCTCCAAAGCTTTACTCGATCACCAAATTCCTTATAACAAAGTTCTGCATAATCTTGAAAATGATTGCTGTATATACACATTTCAGAATGTAAATGTCATAAttctatttattaattaaattatcaaTACGATTCAAAGAACTAATTTCTTCACTTACACAATATGAGGGCTTAAGAAACCACCATATTCATCTTCTAAAGTTTGAGGAAGATCCCAATGAAAGAGTGTCACAAATGGCGTTAAACCTATAAATAGCATCGTCAATAAAAGCGATTAtaagtttgagaaaatgacTTTTTTTATGAGTTCATGTAACTcttattatataaattattgatCATGTAAGGTGGGATGACTCACCATTGCGTAAGAGCTCATTGATGAGATTGTTGTAATATTTGATTCCTTCCTTGTTCACTCCTCCACTTAACTTTCCatctaataattaaaacaaaaccagaaaataaagaaataagtGCACCGATAACATTTAAGCTGAACTTTAAAAAAGTTGGACTATACGTTATCGAACTTGAACTTCGACTTCTATTTAAGTATTTTaattgaaaccaaaaaaaaaaaaaacaattgtaaTATTATTCGGTAGACAACTTAGACACATTACTTAAGCGAAAACCATGAAGGCAGAAATATTGACGATTGGTCACAAATGAACTTACTTGGTAACAATCTTGACCATGAGATAGAGAATCGATAAGCGTCCCACCCCATATTCTTTATAATCCCCACATCTTCCTACAGtgcataacaaaaaagaaatcagatAAAAATTATCGGGAGCTTATCTTCAATGTGATGAGTTTTCTTCATGCTTCAAAATTTAATATGTGCACATTGGGTCATGAACCTTATAGCGGTGATATTGATCAACAGTGATATCTCCATTGCTGCCATCGCTAATCTTTTCTGCAATTAATcatagaaaattaatttatttagagCATAAGAGTAAAAGTAGCACGACTTTGTtattttaactaattaatGATTTGATTGGACAAACCTGGATATTTGTGGGTGAAGGTATCCCAAATGCTTGGCCCTCTACCACCTTCTTTTGCCGCACCTTCATACTAAAATACACAAGAGACACAATGAAGAAGATGTCAATATTCTTGCATGGATCGATGCTTGGTCtgaatttgaaagaaaaccctaatcaaaactcaaattaAAGACCAGAAAAGGACTTACTTGGTAAGATCCAGAACCTACACCAAATATGAACCCTTCTGGAAAACTGCTCCTATTGAGAGAAGCAGTGTCAAAATGTGTGGGTGGAGCTCTAATATCAGCTTCGCTATTTGTGAAAGCAAAGCCAATTAGTAGCAGCATGCCTAAGAGAAAAGAACGTAATTGCATTGCCATAActtgaggttttttttgttgttgttggtaaTAATCTTGAGAAGTATAAGTTGGCTCTGGCTGGCATGCTGCATGGCCTTTATATAGAGGAGGAGGTACGTGCTGCGCATGAGAATAGTAAACACACATGGGCATTTAATGGGTTTGAGGGGGCAACTACGTAGAATGTCATGGTACAAAGGGAAATGGCAAGTTTCATATTTGAATGAGTTTGTCATTGTTGTTGATTATTGCCTCAAACCAATAGTCAAAAGTGATGGATATTGACAAGTTGCAATGTGAATGCATTAATTGGCTTTCACAAATGGTGgtaggctattgatgacttggctaacctttggcttctttgagaagccacttcctttggcttctttgagaagccacttccttttggcttctttgagaagccacttcctttggctataaattggaagcaaatggtttcatttgatgtatccaaccaagtgttgagtagaagagaaaaatagcaagaaaggcattttgccaaagagtgaaacaaattctctctagttgttctttgctttgtatcattgttttctcttcctttgtgagtgtgtgaggttgggtgtatttgggtctttgggaaattgagtggtaaacactattgtatatctccattgattatagtggaatactccatcgtctccaaactggatgtaggcaattgccgaaccagtataaatcttggtgttgttcttgttgattattttgttcattttttctcctgcctgttgttatttatttttcactcgcagttggttgacgcttccgcacaacaagtggtatcagagctccagTTTTTCGACTAGGGTTTCGTGGGAGTGAAAAATCTGTCGGTGCTACAGtgacgggtgaatagtgcacgtgaatagtgtcggtGCTACAGTGCTCCCGTGAATAGTGCTGTGCTGCAGTAGCAGTGAATAGTGCCGGGCAGATTTGATGGCTGGAGAAAAAGACGAAGttttgaaggagaaggagtcggcatcgtcttcgtcggcacctacatccaatagacatccaattgccagtacaaggttagaggttgataaatttaatggctccaataattttggtatgtggcaatgtgaagttatggatgtgttGTATCAACAAGAGTTGGATATGGTTTTGGAGGATAAACCAGAAGATATTGATGACAAGCAGTGGACTCGAATTAATCTCCATGCTTGTGCCACTATTCGATCGTTCCTTGATAAGGAGTTGAAATACCCATATATGAAGGAAACTTCTGC is drawn from Prunus dulcis unplaced genomic scaffold, ALMONDv2, whole genome shotgun sequence and contains these coding sequences:
- the LOC117613498 gene encoding beta-glucosidase 12-like, which codes for MAMQLRSFLLGMLLLIGFAFTNSEADIRAPPTHFDTASLNRSSFPEGFIFGVGSGSYQYEGAAKEGGRGPSIWDTFTHKYPEKISDGSNGDITVDQYHRYKEDVGIIKNMGWDAYRFSISWSRLLPNGKLSGGVNKEGIKYYNNLINELLRNGLTPFVTLFHWDLPQTLEDEYGGFLSPHIVNHFQDYAELCYKEFGDRVKLWSTLNEPYTFSDYGYATGTLAPGRCSTWQQLNCTGGDSSIEPYLVTHHQLLAHAAAVKLYKNKYQASQNGVIGITLVSNWFEPLSEEKENKNAALRALDFMFGWFAEPLTSGDYPQSMRSVVGSRLPRFTKEQSKLLIGSFDFLGLNYYTGYYASDAPQNNSVYASYTTDVGVNLSSERNGVPIGPKSESGGLNVYPQGIQHLLLYTKEKYHNPIIYITENGVDELNDPKLSLAEALNDTHRIDFYNRHLHYVQSSIDNGVKVKGFFPWTFLDDFEWNSGFSVRYGITYVDHNDGLKRHPKLSAHWFKSFLKKY